One window of the Lytechinus variegatus isolate NC3 chromosome 3, Lvar_3.0, whole genome shotgun sequence genome contains the following:
- the LOC121412273 gene encoding slit homolog 3 protein-like, whose protein sequence is MAELRSIQLGLILYLTSITMVMMVMAKEESFQDVLQLKRQKHLYLASRNCSSDPLRRRISCSNKGFRNVPQDLFSFVEELDLSYNNIRFLLNMSFSHYRCLKNLSLYGNQISNIALGSFHALSDLEHLNLGRNLMLTSIASDMFRNCTKLSSLSFAEDSLESIPGNILKWVPNLQILDLRFTHIRTVNVTSCSSEIVPKLEINLEGTRITAIANDTFRIDCKLHHLDLSSLKNITAIDQKSVSLIRSYSLSFSRISMAPDLWDNFLKGLANTKTEQLFLQANDFGNTDVHYFELLKRLKLLDLTGSTSHINHMGLFILPQLLTLILEDCSIKDNELTATYFSRMKSLSNLNLASNGIIDINPAYSKFRWYNLDLQEVDLQYNELNTIHEWSFRGLTNLTSLYLRGNTALAYVNVSAFTDLINLRFLDLSGCSVIKEVSVYLPHLETFIFNNCTQPSWISIKTIFVQTLKSLKHVYMGNASMNSLWDGRNSGSQSSLFQGMRNLLTLDLKENPIVELRSGLFLDLIFLEELNLCDCKLRWIESNTFEGLQSLKSLYLQNNELKTLPFEVLQSMGQLQFLNLDGNKLKYINGDLFINSSKLNSLTLANNSLSVLNRSTFEPILNSLGLIDISDNILACTCNLKWLPVWLRGPIVVLNEARTNCSLASLEALKGKPLLTFDPAEYCGPNMTVLLMSSLLPLVIAMIAVVMIVAHRYRWFLRYKLFLLKLAVIGFREVEDARDFNDFEFHFDIMFAEEDERWVMERFRPVLEELLPEYDRNVYGDGDLPLGMYYCDAVHYVVERSFKTIVLVSRPAIQDNWFVIKFRTAADQVNDTQVENMVVVFLEDIPDDELPFLVRLYLSDRQPYLGWEEDERFHEYFWQILSKMLTINLRCNNVVPPE, encoded by the coding sequence ATGGCTGAATTAAGATCTATTCAACTTGGACTGATTCTATATCTGACCTCCATTaccatggtcatgatggttaTGGCTAAAGAAGAATCGTTTCAGGATGTATTACAACTTAAACGCCAGAAACACCTTTATTTGGCGTCGAGAAATTGTTCGTCAGATCCTCTTCGGAGACGAATCTCCTGCAGCAATAAGGGGTTCCGAAATGTTCCACAAGACTTGTTTTCATTTGTCGAGGAACTGGACCTTTCCTACAACAACATCCGATTTCTTTTAAACATGTCGTTTAGCCATTACCGATGTCTAAAAAACTTGTCACTATACGGAAATCAAATAAGTAACATTGCGCTCGGAAGCTTCCACGCTTTGTCAGACCTCGAGCATCTGAATCTGGGAAGAAACTTGATGTTAACATCCATCGCGTCTGATATGTTCAGAAACTGTACAAAACTGTCTTCTTTAAGTTTTGCCGAGGATTCCTTAGAATCCATTCCTGGCAATATTTTAAAATGGGTTCCGAATCTTCAAATACTCGATCTGCGTTTTACTCACATTCGCACTGTCAACGTCACTTCTTGTAGTTCAGAAATAGTTCCAAAACTTGAAATAAACCTTGAAGGTACTAGAATAACTGCAATTGCGAATGACACATTCAGAATCGACTGTAAACTACATCATCTTGACCTCAGCTCTTTGAAAAATATCACAGCGATCGATCAGAAATCTGTATCATTAATACGCTCATATTCGCTCTCCTTCAGTCGCATCAGCATGGCGCCAGATTTGTGGGACAATTTCTTGAAAGGTTTGGCCAACACTAAAACCGAGCAGCTCTTCTTACAAGCCAACGATTTTGGAAATACAGATGTGCATTATTTTGAGTTACTGAAGAGGTTGAAACTTTTGGATCTAACAGGTAGCACGTCACATATCAACCACATGGGTTTGTTTATTTTGCCACAACTTCTTACTTTAATTCTAGAAGACTGTTCTATAAAGGACAATGAATTGACGGCAACGTATTTTTCACGGATGAAAAGCTTGTCAAATCTTAATCTAGCTTCAAATGGAATCATAGATATCAACCCAGCTTACAGTAAGTTTAGGTGGTATAATCTAGATCTACAAGAAGTGGATCTCCAATACAACGAATTGAATACTATTCACGAATGGTCTTTTAGAGGACTAACGAATTTGACATCTCTGTACTTGAGAGGGAATACAGCCTTAGCTTATGTAAATGTATCAGCTTTTACAGATTTGATTAATCTTCGGTTCCTGGATCTATCTGGATGCTCTGTGATCAAAGAAGTATCGGTGTATCTGCCTCATTTGGAAACCTTCATCTTTAACAACTGTACGCAACCGAGCTGGATCAGCATTAAAACAATTTTCGTTCAGACTCTCAAGTCTCTCAAACATGTATATATGGGGAATGCTAGCATGAACTCGTTATGGGATGGACGTAACTCGGGCAGTCAATCGTCTTTGTTTCAAGGAATGCGAAATCTCTTAACACTTGATTTAAAAGAGAATCCCATTGTTGAATTACGATCGGGGTTATTCTTAGATCTTATCTTTCTCGAAGAACTAAACTTATGCGACTGTAAGCTCAGGTGGATTGAATCAAACACATTCGAAGGTCTCCAAAGTTTAAAAAGCTTGTACTTACAGAACAATGAACTAAAAACACTTCCATTTGAAGTATTACAGAGTATGGGACAACTTCAGTTTCTGAACTTAGATGGCAACAAATTAAAGTATATCAATGGGGACTTATTTATCAACTCATCCAAACTAAACAGTTTAACTCTCGCTAATAACAGCCTGTCTGTTCTGAATCGTAGTACATTTGAACCCATACTTAATTCTTTAGGACTTATTGACATTTCAGACAATATATTGGCGTGCACTTGCAACTTGAAATGGCTTCCAGTGTGGCTCAGAGGACCCATCGTTGTCTTGAATGAAGCTAGAACCAACTGTTCATTGGCCTCACTGGAAGCATTGAAAGGAAAGCCACTCCTGACATTTGATCCGGCTGAATATTGTGGTCCAAACATGACTGTGCTGTTGATGTCCAGTTTACTTCCCCTTGTAATTGCAATGATTGCCGTAGTCATGATCGTTGCCCACCGATACCGTTGGTTCTTGAGGTACAAATTATTTCTTCTAAAACTGGCAGTCATAGGTTTTCGAGAGGTGGAAGATGCTCgagattttaatgattttgaatttcatttcgACATCATGTTTGCGGAGGAGGACGAACGGTGGGTCATGGAGCGCTTTCGTCCAGTCTTAGAAGAACTGCTTCCGGAATACGACAGGAATGTATACGGTGATGGCGACCTTCCCCTTGGGATGTACTACTGTGACGCAGTACATTACGTGGTTGAAAGGAGCTTTAAGACCATCGTACTGGTCAGCAGACCTGCCATCCAGGACAACTGGTTCGTCATCAAGTTTAGAACCGCTGCGGATCAGGTCAATGACACCCAGGTAGAGAACATGGTGGTGGTCTTCTTGGAGGATATACCAGACGACGAGCTTCCATTCTTGGTGAGGCTGTATCTAAGTGATCGTCAGCCATACCTTGGTTGGGAAGAGGATGAGAGGTTCCATGAGTACTTCTGGCAAATACTCAGCAAGATGTTGACTATAAACCTGAGGTGCAACAATGTCGTCCCTCCCGAATAA